One window of Hymenobacter sp. BRD128 genomic DNA carries:
- a CDS encoding RNA polymerase sigma factor codes for MEVNSADIQKQFSSKAKHDFKLIRAAVDHGDEKAYAELMHIYKKPVFHVVLKMVRNPDDAEDLTIEAFAKAFKNLHKFNPEFAFSTWLFRIATNNCIDFIRKNKIKTMSIDSAVKMGDGDEIQLEFRDNDLNPADTTIKNQKIEIMRHVVSRLPDKYQRLVSLRYFDELSYEEIATELKAPLGTVKAQLHRARELLFDMVKDKKEFI; via the coding sequence ATGGAAGTAAATTCTGCTGATATTCAGAAACAGTTCTCGTCCAAGGCTAAGCACGATTTTAAGCTTATCCGGGCGGCCGTGGACCACGGCGACGAGAAGGCCTACGCCGAGCTGATGCACATCTACAAAAAGCCGGTGTTTCACGTCGTGCTCAAGATGGTGCGCAACCCCGACGATGCCGAAGACCTGACCATCGAGGCCTTCGCCAAGGCGTTTAAGAACCTGCACAAGTTCAACCCCGAGTTTGCGTTCAGCACCTGGCTTTTCCGCATTGCCACCAACAACTGCATCGACTTTATTCGCAAGAATAAAATCAAGACCATGAGCATCGACTCGGCGGTGAAAATGGGCGACGGCGACGAGATTCAGCTCGAATTCAGAGACAACGACCTCAACCCGGCCGACACGACGATTAAGAACCAGAAAATCGAAATCATGCGCCACGTCGTGTCGCGCCTGCCCGATAAATACCAGCGCCTCGTGAGTTTGCGCTACTTCGACGAGCTCAGCTACGAAGAAATTGCCACCGAACTAAAAGCCCCGCTTGGCACCGTGAAAGCGCAGCTGCACCGCGCCCGCGAGCTGCTCTTTGATATGGTGAAGGACAAGAAAGAGTTTATTTAA
- a CDS encoding glycosyltransferase produces the protein MLPLLLVQLWFWGRYFRPFTRRPAEAEASEPGPDTEPVSIILCAHNELENLRELVPLLLRQDYPAGFELVLIDDRSQDDTYLYAQQLSQYYPGRFRLVTVGHTPAGFAPKKYALTLGIKAARHERLLFTDADCRPVSPAWLRLMQRGFSTPHPYRGGAGGRLAPLSCWASPATPSCRACSTNSFATKRCSPARSTSASPGGAGPTWAWAATWPIPAPPSTVPRGLPATSGA, from the coding sequence TTGTTGCCTTTGCTGCTGGTGCAGCTGTGGTTTTGGGGGCGCTATTTCCGGCCTTTCACGCGCCGGCCGGCGGAGGCGGAAGCTAGCGAGCCGGGCCCCGATACCGAGCCGGTATCCATTATTCTCTGCGCCCACAATGAGTTGGAAAACCTGCGCGAGCTGGTGCCGTTGCTGCTGCGCCAGGATTATCCGGCCGGCTTCGAGCTGGTGCTCATCGACGACCGCAGCCAGGACGATACTTACCTCTACGCCCAGCAGCTGAGCCAATATTACCCCGGCCGCTTCCGGCTCGTGACGGTGGGCCACACGCCGGCCGGCTTTGCGCCCAAGAAATATGCGCTCACGCTCGGCATTAAAGCCGCCCGCCACGAGCGCCTGCTCTTCACCGATGCCGACTGCCGCCCTGTCAGCCCCGCCTGGCTGCGCCTGATGCAGCGCGGCTTCAGTACTCCCCACCCCTACCGGGGAGGGGCCGGGGGGAGGCTAGCGCCGCTATCGTGCTGGGCTTCTCCGGCTACGCCGAGCTGCCGGGCCTGCTCAACCAACTCATTCGCTACGAAACGCTGCTCACCGGCGCGCAGTACCTCAGCTTCGCCTGGGGGGGCCGGCCCTACATGGGCGTGGGCCGCAACCTGGCCTATACCCGCGCCACCTTCAACAGTACCAAGGGGTTTGCCAGCCACATCCGGCGCCTGA
- a CDS encoding DMT family transporter — protein MLKDYLKLHFIVLLWGFTAILGKLLTVPPVELVFWRTLLASTGLAGLLLARGLGWRVAPAEALKLLGVGTLVAAHWITFFLAARLSSVSVCLAGLATLALWTSLLEPLILWRRVRPYEVGLGLLAMLGLYLISQAEFTQLTGLLVAVASAGLSALFSVLNSQLVKRHAPVRLTFYEMLGACLSLVLFFPVYSRYFTRGQGLQLAWHGLDWLWLLLLAGVCTVYAFSSSVELMKRISAFVVNLTINLEPVYGIVLAQLMFVLGVPGFGKEKMSGGFYLGTVLILASVLVHPVLDQWNQRRARKQAVDAIA, from the coding sequence ATGCTCAAAGACTACCTCAAGCTGCATTTCATTGTCCTGTTGTGGGGCTTCACCGCCATTCTGGGCAAGCTGCTCACGGTGCCGCCGGTCGAGCTGGTATTCTGGCGCACGCTGCTGGCCAGCACCGGGCTAGCCGGCCTGCTGCTAGCGCGCGGCCTCGGCTGGCGCGTGGCCCCCGCCGAGGCCCTGAAGCTGCTGGGCGTGGGCACGCTGGTGGCGGCGCACTGGATTACCTTTTTTCTGGCCGCGCGCCTGTCGTCCGTCAGTGTGTGCCTGGCGGGGCTAGCCACGCTCGCGCTCTGGACCTCCTTGCTCGAGCCGCTGATTTTGTGGCGGCGCGTGCGGCCCTACGAGGTGGGGCTGGGCCTGCTGGCCATGCTCGGGCTGTATTTGATTTCGCAGGCCGAGTTTACGCAGCTCACCGGCCTGCTGGTGGCGGTGGCGTCGGCGGGCTTGTCGGCGCTGTTTAGCGTGCTCAACTCGCAGCTCGTGAAGCGCCACGCGCCGGTGCGCCTCACCTTTTATGAGATGCTGGGCGCTTGCCTGAGCCTCGTGCTCTTCTTTCCGGTTTATAGCCGCTATTTCACCCGCGGCCAGGGCCTGCAGCTGGCCTGGCACGGCCTCGACTGGCTGTGGCTGCTACTGCTGGCCGGCGTGTGCACGGTGTACGCCTTCTCGTCGTCGGTGGAGCTGATGAAGCGCATCTCGGCTTTTGTGGTGAACCTGACCATCAACCTGGAGCCGGTCTACGGCATCGTGCTGGCGCAGCTCATGTTTGTGCTCGGCGTGCCGGGCTTTGGAAAGGAAAAGATGTCGGGCGGCTTCTACCTGGGCACGGTGCTTATTCTGGCCAGCGTGCTCGTGCATCCCGTGCTCGACCAGTGGAACCAGCGCCGCGCCCGCAAGCAGGCCGTGGACGCCATCGCGTAG
- a CDS encoding GIY-YIG nuclease family protein has product MNTYYVHILANPYYTVLYVGVTSNLARRVAEHKAVDHEGFIKQYHVTKLVYFEASPSITAAIEREKQCQGGSRAKKLALIQELNPG; this is encoded by the coding sequence ATGAACACCTACTACGTGCACATTCTTGCCAATCCTTACTATACCGTGCTTTACGTTGGGGTAACTAGCAACTTGGCGCGCCGCGTAGCTGAGCATAAAGCGGTTGACCATGAGGGATTTATCAAGCAATACCATGTGACCAAGCTAGTTTATTTTGAAGCATCACCCAGTATTACGGCGGCCATTGAGCGCGAAAAGCAGTGCCAAGGCGGCTCGCGCGCCAAGAAGCTGGCGCTCATTCAGGAACTGAACCCTGGTTAG
- a CDS encoding peptidylprolyl isomerase: protein MRLSTFFLAVLPLLASAAAPPAHPYADAVRRRIATAQDERQTAALLPFLQSKSATYRAAAAEALASVQDKKAVPALLPLLRDASPAVRRAAAYALGQTGDSAAAPALAQRLAQPETSSLARRAAYEALGRCVTRRTVSQIWEIKPPGPDSAAAPGQAWALYRASLRGLATPEVVRRAASLLVLPGARLAPARAGASAALTRMRGQDSTLARAALPVLVKAGASDPDYFVRENCATALGRVARPAAFAALLRASKDPDHRVRIAVLRSLPTNPITVISAVRWPGKTANEVILQVKTNAADSLRVRCAGRALSAPLPQESLTAAEWFLKTAHDTANTDNEVDRLRYVAGITFSAKSAVHWRTRATLLQAALRHAAAEQRPALADTIHQRYQKTANQYERAALLTALGEDPAQFDFLAKEAALTTGPTIVPGTALAALVSLRGNKRFPAARQTDFTAALRRALAGGDVAQLATAAEAFGNAALVPAPQAEDLTALRQAQSKLTLPREIEAWLGLQQALDKLEKKPTPTPAPVGPASQHPIDWALVQTIPVGQRVQLTTAKGVITLELKVVEAPGSVASFVSLLKQHFYDGLYFHRVVPDFVAQGGDPRGDGSGSTPYTLRSEFARLTYGAGAVGLASAGKDTESCQFFFTHQPTPHLDGRYTIFAQVVQGMSVVQQLEIGDKMLRVELLKAPR, encoded by the coding sequence ATGCGCCTTTCTACGTTCTTTTTGGCGGTGCTGCCGCTGCTGGCCAGCGCCGCCGCGCCGCCCGCTCACCCCTACGCCGATGCCGTGCGCCGCCGCATCGCCACCGCCCAGGACGAGCGTCAGACGGCCGCGCTGCTGCCCTTCTTGCAAAGCAAAAGCGCCACCTACCGGGCCGCCGCCGCCGAAGCGCTGGCTTCGGTGCAGGATAAGAAAGCCGTGCCTGCCCTGCTGCCGCTGCTGCGCGATGCCAGTCCCGCCGTGCGCCGCGCCGCCGCCTACGCCCTGGGGCAGACCGGCGACAGCGCGGCCGCGCCGGCCCTGGCCCAGCGCCTCGCCCAGCCCGAAACCAGCTCGCTAGCCCGCCGCGCCGCCTACGAGGCCCTGGGCCGCTGCGTCACGCGCCGCACCGTGAGCCAAATCTGGGAAATAAAGCCGCCCGGCCCCGACTCGGCCGCCGCGCCCGGCCAAGCGTGGGCGCTGTACCGGGCCAGCCTGCGCGGGCTAGCCACGCCCGAAGTGGTGCGCCGCGCCGCGTCGCTGCTGGTGCTGCCCGGCGCCCGGCTAGCCCCGGCGCGGGCCGGCGCCTCGGCCGCCCTCACCCGCATGCGCGGGCAAGACTCAACGCTGGCTAGGGCAGCACTGCCGGTTTTGGTGAAAGCAGGGGCTAGCGACCCCGATTATTTTGTGCGCGAAAACTGCGCTACGGCGCTGGGCCGGGTGGCGCGGCCGGCGGCGTTTGCCGCTTTGCTAAGAGCTAGCAAGGACCCCGACCACCGGGTGCGCATCGCGGTGCTGCGGTCATTGCCCACCAATCCTATTACGGTGATAAGTGCGGTGCGGTGGCCGGGCAAAACGGCGAACGAAGTAATTCTGCAAGTCAAAACCAACGCCGCCGACAGCCTGCGCGTACGCTGCGCCGGCCGGGCGTTGAGCGCCCCCCTGCCGCAAGAGTCGCTTACCGCCGCCGAGTGGTTTCTGAAAACCGCCCACGACACGGCCAATACCGACAATGAGGTAGACCGGCTGCGCTACGTAGCCGGCATCACATTTTCGGCAAAAAGCGCCGTGCACTGGCGCACGCGGGCCACGCTGCTGCAAGCCGCCCTGCGCCACGCTGCCGCCGAGCAGCGCCCGGCCCTGGCCGACACCATTCACCAGCGCTACCAAAAAACTGCCAACCAATACGAGCGCGCGGCCCTGCTCACGGCCCTGGGCGAAGACCCGGCGCAATTCGACTTCCTGGCTAAAGAAGCCGCGCTAACTACGGGCCCGACCATCGTGCCCGGCACGGCGCTGGCCGCGCTGGTGAGTTTGCGGGGTAATAAACGCTTTCCCGCGGCTCGGCAAACGGATTTTACTGCTGCCCTGCGCCGGGCCCTGGCCGGTGGCGACGTGGCTCAACTAGCCACCGCTGCCGAGGCGTTTGGCAACGCCGCGCTGGTACCCGCGCCCCAGGCCGAAGACCTGACCGCCCTCCGCCAGGCCCAAAGCAAGCTCACGCTGCCCCGCGAAATCGAGGCCTGGCTAGGCTTGCAGCAAGCCCTCGACAAGCTCGAAAAGAAGCCGACCCCGACGCCCGCGCCGGTGGGCCCGGCCAGCCAGCACCCCATCGACTGGGCGCTGGTACAGACTATACCGGTGGGCCAGCGCGTGCAGCTGACGACGGCTAAGGGCGTTATCACGCTCGAATTGAAGGTGGTAGAAGCGCCCGGCTCGGTAGCTAGCTTCGTGAGCTTGCTAAAACAGCACTTCTACGACGGCCTGTATTTTCACCGCGTGGTGCCCGATTTTGTGGCCCAGGGCGGCGACCCGCGCGGCGATGGCTCGGGCAGCACGCCCTACACCCTGCGCTCCGAATTTGCCCGGCTCACCTACGGGGCGGGGGCCGTGGGGCTAGCCTCGGCCGGCAAGGATACCGAGAGCTGCCAGTTCTTTTTTACCCACCAGCCCACGCCGCACCTCGACGGCCGCTATACCATTTTTGCTCAGGTGGTGCAGGGCATGAGCGTGGTGCAGCAGCTCGAAATCGGCGATAAAATGCTGCGCGTCGAGCTGCTGAAAGCGCCCCGCTAG
- a CDS encoding S-adenosylmethionine:tRNA ribosyltransferase-isomerase, which translates to MSSSPDPHQLRIQDFHYDLPAERIAPEPLPDRAASKLLVSRQGVIADKRFRDLPGELPADSLLIFNDTRVVRARLLAQRPTGGVVELFCLEPVAPHRAIEPALQQTGACTWRCLVGNGRRWKSGPVQLHFSFAGQPAMLTATRQAHEASGESLIDFSWEPTSLPFAEVLRAAGHLPLPPYLHRADTAADAVRYQTVYAAHEGAVAAPTAGLHFTPEVLADLAARGMASGYVTLHVGAGTFQPVKAGTMADHPMHAEPIIVQASLLRQLLGHRPRPVIAVGTTSLRTLESLYWLGAALARQPAGPGAELRVDQWQPYAPLAPAESEISPEAALQALLDYLDATGSAAVEASTQLLIAPGYRFRLAQGLITNFHQPESTLLLLVAALLGPAWRRVYDHALGHGYRFLSYGDSSLLLP; encoded by the coding sequence ATGTCTAGTTCTCCCGACCCGCACCAGCTCCGCATCCAGGATTTTCACTACGACCTGCCCGCCGAGCGCATTGCCCCCGAGCCCCTGCCCGACCGCGCCGCCAGCAAGCTGCTCGTGAGCCGCCAGGGCGTTATTGCTGACAAGAGATTTCGTGACCTGCCCGGCGAGCTACCGGCCGATAGTCTGCTGATTTTCAACGACACGCGCGTGGTGCGGGCCCGGCTGCTGGCCCAGCGGCCCACCGGCGGCGTAGTTGAGCTGTTTTGCCTGGAGCCGGTGGCCCCGCACCGGGCCATTGAGCCGGCCTTGCAGCAAACCGGGGCTTGCACCTGGCGCTGCCTGGTGGGCAACGGCCGCCGCTGGAAAAGCGGACCCGTACAGCTCCATTTCAGCTTTGCCGGCCAGCCGGCCATGCTCACCGCCACGCGGCAGGCCCACGAGGCCAGCGGCGAAAGCCTGATTGATTTCAGCTGGGAGCCCACTTCGCTGCCCTTTGCCGAAGTGCTGCGGGCGGCCGGCCACCTGCCGCTGCCGCCCTACCTGCACCGCGCCGATACAGCCGCCGATGCCGTGCGCTACCAGACCGTATACGCCGCCCACGAGGGCGCCGTGGCCGCGCCCACCGCCGGCCTGCATTTTACCCCCGAGGTGCTGGCCGACTTGGCCGCGCGCGGCATGGCCAGCGGCTACGTGACCCTCCACGTGGGCGCCGGCACGTTTCAGCCCGTGAAAGCCGGAACGATGGCCGACCATCCTATGCACGCCGAGCCGATAATCGTGCAGGCCAGCTTGTTGCGCCAGCTGCTCGGGCACCGGCCGCGCCCGGTTATCGCGGTGGGCACCACCAGCCTGCGCACCCTCGAAAGCCTGTATTGGCTGGGCGCAGCGCTGGCCCGGCAGCCGGCCGGCCCCGGCGCCGAGCTGCGCGTGGACCAGTGGCAGCCCTACGCTCCGCTAGCCCCCGCCGAATCCGAAATATCGCCCGAAGCAGCACTACAAGCCTTGCTTGATTACCTTGACGCTACCGGCTCGGCGGCCGTGGAGGCCAGCACGCAGCTGCTCATCGCGCCGGGCTACCGCTTCCGGCTGGCGCAGGGACTCATTACCAATTTTCACCAGCCCGAAAGTACCCTGCTGCTGCTGGTAGCCGCGCTGCTGGGGCCGGCCTGGCGCCGGGTATACGACCACGCGCTGGGCCACGGCTACCGGTTTTTAAGCTACGGCGATTCGTCGTTGCTTCTACCCTAG
- the rsmG gene encoding 16S rRNA (guanine(527)-N(7))-methyltransferase RsmG, whose protein sequence is MSLLTTYFPHLTPQQLAQFARLETEFKAWNAQINLVARTDTDNLLERHILHSLGIAKVVQFPAGSAVLDVGTGGGLPGLPLAILFPEVKFHLVDSIGKKIRAVQFMAADLGLANVTAEQTRAEQVHAKFDFVVSRAVARLATFHPWIAHRYKAKPAKGAGLYYLKGGDLTEEIAESGLVTREVNLADFFAGEFFETKKVVVVPV, encoded by the coding sequence ATGTCGCTTCTCACCACCTACTTCCCCCACCTCACTCCGCAGCAGCTAGCCCAGTTTGCGCGCCTCGAAACCGAATTTAAAGCCTGGAACGCGCAAATAAACCTGGTGGCCCGCACCGACACCGACAACCTGCTGGAGCGGCACATTCTGCACTCGCTGGGCATTGCCAAAGTGGTGCAGTTTCCGGCCGGTAGCGCGGTGCTGGATGTGGGCACGGGCGGCGGCCTGCCGGGGCTGCCGCTGGCCATTCTGTTCCCGGAGGTAAAGTTTCACCTCGTCGATAGCATCGGCAAAAAGATTCGCGCCGTGCAGTTTATGGCCGCCGACCTGGGCCTGGCCAACGTGACGGCCGAACAAACCCGCGCCGAGCAGGTACACGCCAAGTTCGACTTTGTGGTGAGCCGCGCCGTGGCCCGGCTAGCCACCTTCCACCCCTGGATAGCCCACCGCTACAAGGCCAAGCCCGCCAAAGGGGCCGGGCTGTACTACCTCAAAGGCGGCGACCTGACCGAGGAAATTGCCGAAAGCGGCCTGGTGACGCGGGAAGTGAACCTAGCCGATTTTTTTGCGGGTGAGTTTTTCGAGACGAAGAAGGTGGTGGTAGTGCCGGTGTAA
- the tgt gene encoding tRNA guanosine(34) transglycosylase Tgt, whose translation MKFDVLARDPGTKARAGHLTTAHGAIETPIFMPVGTAGTVKAVGQRELKADVQAQIILGNTYHLYLRPGLDVLQAAGGLHQFNGWDGPILTDSGGYQVFSLSGTRKIKEEGVTFRSHIDGSKHLFSPEGVMDIQRRIGADIIMAFDECTPWPCEYDYARRSLDMTHRWLRRCIARLDSTEPLYGYEQTLFPIVQGSTFKDLRVQSAEFVAAQGRAGNAIGGLSVGEPAELMYEMTELVCDILPQDKPRYLMGVGTPANILENIALGVDMFDCVMPTRNARNGMLFTTQGIINVGSKKWADDFSPIDEALGGHVSSFYSKAYLRHLIHSKEILGAQIASQHNLTFYLWLVKEARKQIVAGTFEAWKTVMVEKLMRRL comes from the coding sequence ATGAAGTTTGATGTACTAGCCCGCGACCCCGGCACCAAGGCCCGCGCCGGCCACCTCACCACGGCCCACGGTGCCATCGAAACACCCATTTTTATGCCCGTCGGCACGGCCGGCACCGTGAAGGCGGTGGGCCAGCGCGAGCTGAAAGCCGACGTGCAGGCCCAGATTATCCTCGGCAATACCTACCACCTCTACCTGCGCCCCGGCCTCGACGTGCTGCAAGCCGCCGGCGGCCTGCACCAGTTCAATGGCTGGGATGGCCCCATTCTCACCGATAGCGGCGGTTACCAGGTATTTTCGCTCAGCGGCACCCGTAAGATTAAGGAAGAAGGTGTCACCTTCCGCTCGCACATCGACGGCTCGAAGCACCTGTTTTCACCCGAGGGCGTGATGGATATTCAGCGCCGCATCGGGGCCGACATCATTATGGCCTTCGACGAGTGCACGCCCTGGCCCTGCGAGTACGACTACGCCCGCCGCTCCCTGGACATGACGCACCGCTGGCTCAGGCGTTGCATCGCGCGGCTCGACAGCACCGAGCCGCTCTATGGCTACGAGCAGACGCTCTTTCCCATCGTGCAAGGCAGCACTTTCAAGGACTTGCGCGTGCAGTCGGCCGAGTTTGTCGCCGCGCAGGGCCGCGCCGGCAACGCCATCGGCGGCCTGAGCGTGGGCGAGCCCGCCGAGCTGATGTACGAGATGACGGAGCTGGTCTGCGACATCCTGCCCCAGGACAAGCCGCGCTACCTCATGGGCGTGGGCACGCCGGCCAACATCTTGGAAAACATTGCGCTAGGGGTCGATATGTTCGACTGCGTGATGCCGACCCGCAATGCCCGCAACGGTATGCTCTTCACCACCCAGGGCATTATCAACGTGGGCAGCAAGAAGTGGGCCGATGACTTTTCGCCCATTGATGAAGCGCTGGGCGGGCATGTGAGCAGCTTCTACTCCAAGGCGTATCTGCGCCACCTCATTCACTCGAAGGAGATACTGGGCGCGCAAATTGCTTCGCAGCACAACCTTACCTTTTACCTCTGGCTGGTGAAGGAAGCGCGCAAGCAAATCGTGGCTGGCACGTTTGAGGCCTGGAAAACGGTGATGGTCGAGAAGCTGATGCGCAGATTATAG
- a CDS encoding mechanosensitive ion channel family protein, producing the protein MPLSVSQLSIYGERLTSLVVLYLPRLLAALVLLVIGWWLIGWASRLVSAATSRLDVSLSSFLSSMFSIALKVLLLISAAGMAGFGTTSFVAILGAAGLAVGLALQGTLANFAGGVLILIFKPFTVGDVIESQGKSGTVQAIQIFNTLLLTPQGDTVILPNGATSNGVIVNKAHPQRALVEIQLELDAATDLDALRRQALPMLGKDAQVLPDPAPEVMLLSLKPGATMTVAFRAYTAPGQEDATRNRLMEKLQQLFAQPAKKS; encoded by the coding sequence GTGCCACTTTCCGTTTCTCAGCTTAGTATTTATGGCGAGCGCCTCACCAGCCTCGTGGTGTTGTACCTGCCCCGGCTGCTGGCGGCCCTCGTGCTGCTGGTGATTGGCTGGTGGTTGATTGGCTGGGCTAGCCGGCTGGTGTCGGCGGCTACGTCGCGGCTCGATGTATCGCTGAGTTCCTTCCTCAGCAGCATGTTCAGCATTGCCCTCAAGGTGCTGCTGCTCATCTCGGCAGCGGGTATGGCGGGCTTCGGAACCACGTCGTTCGTGGCCATTCTGGGCGCCGCCGGCCTGGCCGTAGGGCTAGCCCTGCAAGGCACCCTGGCCAACTTCGCGGGGGGCGTTTTGATTTTGATTTTCAAGCCCTTCACGGTGGGTGATGTTATTGAAAGTCAGGGTAAGAGCGGCACCGTGCAGGCCATTCAGATTTTTAATACCCTACTGCTCACGCCCCAGGGCGACACCGTTATTCTGCCCAACGGGGCCACCTCCAACGGCGTTATTGTCAATAAAGCCCACCCGCAGCGGGCGCTGGTCGAAATTCAACTGGAGCTCGACGCCGCCACCGACCTCGACGCCCTGCGCCGGCAGGCCCTGCCCATGCTCGGGAAAGATGCGCAAGTGCTGCCCGACCCCGCGCCCGAAGTGATGCTTCTTAGCCTCAAGCCCGGCGCTACCATGACGGTGGCCTTCCGCGCCTACACCGCCCCCGGCCAGGAAGACGCCACCCGCAACCGACTAATGGAGAAGCTGCAGCAACTATTTGCGCAGCCGGCGAAGAAGAGCTAG
- a CDS encoding LptF/LptG family permease yields the protein MKILDKYIIGKFLTAFFFTVIMLVSVICVIDYTEKNDDFLHHNLTFWHVFTHYYIYLFPYFANLLAPITIFIAVVFVTSRLAARTELVAMLASGMSFERLLLPYTMGAGIIAVLTFGLISWIIPKGTKEIVKFENLHVQEPWKYEGRNIHVKIGPHSYVYLESYNADQNIGYRFALETIDSTILRRRLTADAIAWDSTKQAWKLTTQSVRTFHGLTGETLQTIPARDTTLNLYPKDFASTYRLAETLTSPELNDLIATKIMRGANDTAQYLSVKYERYAYPFDTIILTLIGVVLSARKSRAGVGGQIALGFVLAFIFIIFVMLSRNLASVGSVPPMLAAWVPGMVFSVIGLFLYRVVPK from the coding sequence ATGAAAATTCTTGATAAATACATCATTGGCAAGTTCTTGACCGCGTTCTTCTTCACGGTCATCATGCTCGTGTCGGTGATATGCGTGATTGACTACACGGAGAAAAACGACGATTTCTTGCACCATAACCTCACGTTCTGGCACGTTTTCACGCACTACTACATCTACCTGTTTCCGTATTTTGCCAACCTGCTGGCGCCGATTACCATCTTCATCGCGGTAGTATTCGTGACCTCGCGGCTGGCGGCGCGCACCGAGCTGGTGGCCATGCTAGCCAGCGGCATGAGCTTCGAGCGGCTGCTGCTGCCCTACACCATGGGGGCGGGCATTATCGCGGTGCTCACGTTCGGGCTCATCAGCTGGATTATTCCGAAGGGCACCAAGGAGATAGTGAAATTTGAGAACCTGCACGTGCAGGAGCCCTGGAAATACGAGGGAAGAAATATTCACGTCAAAATCGGGCCGCATAGCTACGTGTACCTCGAAAGCTATAACGCCGACCAGAATATCGGCTACCGCTTTGCGCTCGAAACCATCGACAGCACCATTCTGCGCCGCCGCCTCACGGCCGATGCCATTGCCTGGGACTCGACCAAGCAGGCCTGGAAGCTCACGACCCAGAGCGTGCGCACCTTTCACGGCCTTACCGGCGAAACGCTGCAAACTATTCCGGCCCGCGACACTACGCTCAATCTTTACCCCAAGGATTTTGCCAGTACCTACCGGCTGGCCGAAACGCTGACTTCGCCCGAGCTGAACGACCTGATTGCCACCAAAATAATGCGCGGCGCCAACGATACGGCCCAGTACCTGAGCGTGAAATACGAGCGCTACGCCTACCCCTTCGATACCATCATTCTGACCCTCATTGGGGTGGTGCTGAGCGCGCGCAAGAGCCGCGCCGGCGTGGGCGGGCAAATTGCGCTGGGCTTCGTGCTGGCCTTCATTTTTATCATCTTCGTGATGCTCTCGCGCAACCTGGCTTCGGTGGGCTCGGTGCCACCCATGCTGGCGGCCTGGGTGCCGGGCATGGTGTTTTCGGTTATCGGGCTTTTCCTCTACCGGGTAGTGCCGAAATAA